Genomic window (Primulina eburnea isolate SZY01 chromosome 8, ASM2296580v1, whole genome shotgun sequence):
GCACTCCTCGCACATACCGCAGCCCTCGCATTTGGCATCCTCTACCTCTGATATGGGAGATAGGTTGTTCTTGCTTCTTTTTGAGTTTATGGTTTCGTGGTTGATAAGTTCGAGTGAAATTTCTGAGAAAGTTCGACTTAAGGTTTCCATCGAGAAGCTGGAGGATTTTTTAGTAACGGAGTTGTTTTTTGTGAAGTTTTCTCCGGAATCCAGATTCAATATCCCTATGAGGACCATTATGGGATTGATTGAATGTGGAGACCGTACTCTACCCCCAGCTTTTAATTTATAGTGTGCTAGGGATTTGATACTTTACTCGAGAGTAGTTTGCACGAGTATGTCGAGTTTGGACCCTAGGATTGCATTAATCATGTGTGATGGTGAAACTACTTTAGgaaattattttgtttgttcATATATTGTCAAAGATATCTCTCCAtcataaaatactaaaaaaataacaaaCTTATAAAATTCTCTCTTCAATTAAATTGCAACTCGCACAAACTTCCACATGCATACCACACTTTTCTGTTATGTCGGTCAGAATAAATGCATCTTCGTGTTTTTTTCAGATAAAAtgcatctttatcacaatatttttttcatgaatcTAATTTATATATACCATGTCCGAAAATTTTATGCATATCATTTGTATATACATGAAGATAAGTTGATGGATTCTTTGAATTGTGGGTTCTCATG
Coding sequences:
- the LOC140837848 gene encoding uncharacterized protein, which encodes MVLIGILNLDSGENFTKNNSVTKKSSSFSMETLSRTFSEISLELINHETINSKRSKNNLSPISEVEDAKCEGCGMCEECTPEYVKRVREKFTGSMVCGLCSEAVKEEMENNGGKLEEALCAHVYTCARFNRLDRAYPVLCQAEAIRVMLKKNRA